From a single Dendropsophus ebraccatus isolate aDenEbr1 chromosome 8, aDenEbr1.pat, whole genome shotgun sequence genomic region:
- the C8H10orf143 gene encoding uncharacterized protein C10orf143 homolog, producing MEMCEDMVVDLNVVNMRKRQCMDTVMDHPLNKRTCQGLESFANANGHLLKNFEMVYWQAEVAANMTEPVNGFVPNGGVQQHCLPPQNPHNASLQTCPRCMAGESGHINHIMGL from the exons ATGGAGATGTGTGAAGACATGGTTGTTGATCTCAATGTGGTGAACATGAGGAAACGGCAATGTATGGACACAGTAATGGACCACCCGCTCAAT AAGCGTACATGCCAAGGGTTGGAAAGTTTTGCGAATGCAAATGGCCATTTACTGAAAAACTTTGAGATGGTGTATTGGCAGGCAGAGGTAGCGGCCAATATGACAGAACCTGTAAATGGGTTTGTGCCTAATGGTGGAGTACAGCAGCACTGTCTG cctcCACAAAATCCTCATAATGCGTCCCTCCAAACCTGCCCCAGATGTATGGCAGGAGAATCG GGTCACATCAACCACATAATGGGACTCTAG